A region from the Salicibibacter cibarius genome encodes:
- a CDS encoding nuclease-related domain-containing protein — protein MNTTPRAFPVKIRQLEALESRLSPAHKEFSAIKTEVKRSRAGWRGEISMDYFYSQLDLPRQHYFVHQLRLPRNMGFFQMDTLLLTKYFFLILEIKNLAGTLTFDHEHQQLLRTQGDQQEVFADPVLQAQQQAASLKAWLHAHYSSSPPIYTYAVMTNENSVLRNAAPHPLHRQIIRPPALRQILQDFFAKERCHSLNAEVNTYVVALKKAHRPAIFSAMEKYELSRVDLKNGVFCPVCACIMEWRHGKWVCSRCGHVSRDAHRKALEDYALLVSPHITSGECQTYLHLPVINTAQRLLQKMNLTHSGGTKARKYHLEALIKAM, from the coding sequence TTGAACACGACACCTCGCGCATTCCCCGTTAAAATCCGCCAACTAGAAGCGTTGGAATCCCGTCTTTCTCCCGCTCACAAGGAGTTCTCCGCCATTAAAACTGAAGTTAAACGCTCCCGAGCCGGATGGCGTGGCGAAATATCAATGGATTATTTTTACAGTCAGCTTGATTTGCCACGACAGCATTATTTTGTACATCAATTACGTCTCCCCCGCAACATGGGGTTTTTTCAAATGGACACGCTGCTTCTTACCAAGTATTTTTTCCTTATTCTAGAAATTAAAAATCTTGCCGGGACGCTTACATTTGATCATGAGCATCAACAGCTGCTCCGTACGCAAGGGGATCAGCAGGAAGTGTTTGCCGACCCGGTTTTGCAGGCACAGCAACAGGCGGCGTCTCTCAAAGCCTGGCTGCATGCGCATTACAGTTCGAGTCCTCCGATATACACGTATGCGGTCATGACGAACGAAAACAGCGTTTTAAGGAATGCTGCGCCTCACCCTCTACATCGCCAAATCATCCGTCCTCCCGCTCTGCGACAAATTTTACAAGATTTTTTTGCAAAAGAAAGATGTCATTCGTTAAATGCAGAGGTAAACACCTACGTTGTGGCATTAAAAAAAGCCCATCGTCCAGCGATATTCAGTGCAATGGAAAAATATGAATTAAGTCGCGTCGATTTGAAAAATGGTGTATTCTGTCCGGTTTGTGCCTGTATTATGGAATGGCGGCATGGCAAATGGGTATGTTCGCGCTGCGGACACGTAAGCCGAGACGCTCACCGTAAAGCATTGGAAGATTATGCCCTTCTTGTGTCGCCCCACATAACCAGCGGCGAATGCCAGACTTACCTCCACCTTCCGGTGATTAACACTGCCCAACGACTGCTCCAAAAAATGAACCTCACGCATAGCGGTGGGACAAAGGCGAGAAAATACCATCTTGAAGCTCTTATCAAGGCAATGTGA
- a CDS encoding chromate transporter has product MVYWQLFVAFLIPGVVGYGGGPASIPLIEHEVVHRYDWMSTQQFGEVLALGNALPGPIATKMAGFIGFEVAGIPGALIAIFATVAPSLVAMLLLMKVLLKYKDHPRVQQMTALIRAPIAVLLGVLAFEFFTMSWDGSGMVQTVILVGTSLLLLEKFKVHPVIVIAGALVYGAVVLA; this is encoded by the coding sequence ATGGTTTATTGGCAATTATTCGTCGCATTTCTAATCCCCGGCGTCGTTGGCTATGGCGGAGGGCCCGCTTCCATTCCCCTGATCGAACACGAAGTCGTCCATAGGTATGACTGGATGAGCACTCAGCAATTCGGTGAAGTCCTCGCGCTCGGAAATGCCCTCCCCGGCCCAATTGCAACGAAAATGGCCGGCTTCATCGGCTTCGAGGTAGCAGGAATTCCGGGCGCGCTTATCGCGATTTTTGCCACGGTGGCGCCCAGCCTTGTCGCGATGCTCTTGTTAATGAAGGTTTTACTAAAATATAAAGATCACCCGCGCGTCCAACAAATGACCGCGCTTATACGCGCGCCCATCGCCGTGTTGCTCGGCGTGTTAGCATTTGAGTTTTTCACCATGTCATGGGACGGATCCGGAATGGTGCAAACCGTGATACTCGTCGGCACAAGCCTTTTGCTATTGGAAAAATTCAAGGTGCATCCGGTCATCGTAATCGCGGGAGCTCTCGTGTACGGAGCAGTGGTGTTGGCTTAG
- a CDS encoding chromate transporter: MDFRRQGHIFVAMLRANLLGYGGGPPTIPLLHKEVVSTYKWMDDEEFSDIVALANTLPGPIVTKLSGYIGYYVGGVLGMINALIAAVFPTAILTILLVGTLVSFQDIPAVQGMTQAIAPVVGVLLIVMTYNFLKQSKQKVGFWGTFSLTIVSLAVFEWLNVHPAILIVALMVIALSRRPKSSSSEQREQTQKG; the protein is encoded by the coding sequence ATGGATTTCCGAAGACAGGGTCATATTTTCGTCGCCATGTTACGGGCGAACTTACTCGGCTATGGCGGGGGCCCGCCAACCATCCCATTGCTCCATAAAGAAGTCGTTAGCACTTACAAATGGATGGACGATGAAGAATTCAGCGATATCGTAGCCTTGGCGAATACGTTACCCGGACCGATTGTCACAAAATTAAGCGGCTACATCGGCTATTACGTTGGCGGTGTGCTCGGAATGATTAATGCTTTGATCGCCGCTGTTTTTCCGACGGCAATTTTGACCATTCTCTTGGTCGGGACACTTGTTTCTTTTCAGGATATCCCTGCCGTGCAAGGAATGACCCAAGCGATCGCGCCAGTGGTTGGCGTTCTGCTCATCGTCATGACATACAATTTTTTAAAACAATCCAAACAAAAAGTCGGATTTTGGGGGACATTTAGTTTAACAATCGTAAGTTTAGCCGTGTTCGAATGGTTGAATGTTCATCCGGCTATATTGATCGTTGCCTTGATGGTCATCGCGCTTAGTCGGCGGCCAAAATCTTCTTCCTCCGAACAGCGGGAACAGACGCAGAAAGGATAG
- a CDS encoding gamma-glutamyltransferase family protein translates to MFQFDPWHHPYFSKRTPMYSQRGMVGTSQPLASEAGLDMLKKGGNAVDAAIATAAALTVVEPTSNGIGSDSFAIVWLDGKMHGLNASGRSPGGISIDAVKARGFETMPRNGLIPISVPGAPDAWVELSEQFGKLSLKEVLAPAIRLAEEGFPVSPIVSKHWKAAVHLYPADEPAFKPWFDTFTKNGKAPEPGDIWHLPDHGSTLRKIAKTNGKAFYEGELAERIDQFSREHNGFLRGEDMGNFTSDWVQPLSVNYKGYDVWELPPNGQGIVPLMAMNILNGFDLPIKDNAEAHHVQMEALKLAFMDGFEHITDLAHMRVTPETLLTSDYAAERRALIGAEAIDPQAGTPPRGGTVYLATADGEGNMVSMIQSNYAGFGSGIVIPGTGISMQNRGWEFKLDENAVNALAPNKRTYHTIIPGFLTKGSEPVGPFGVMGGYMMPQGHLQVLVNAVDYGLNPQAALDAPRWKWLGGKRLEVESHFPAEIARQLVRKGHHIRPTLEAGGFGRGQIIWRNPETDVLVGGTESRADGHLAVW, encoded by the coding sequence ATGTTTCAATTTGATCCGTGGCATCATCCTTATTTTTCAAAACGAACCCCCATGTACAGCCAGCGTGGGATGGTCGGCACTTCGCAGCCGCTCGCGTCCGAGGCCGGACTTGACATGCTGAAAAAAGGCGGGAATGCTGTCGACGCCGCGATTGCAACGGCTGCAGCGTTAACGGTCGTGGAGCCGACATCCAATGGCATTGGCAGCGATTCATTCGCGATTGTCTGGCTGGACGGAAAAATGCATGGCTTAAATGCTAGCGGTCGATCACCCGGCGGCATTTCGATAGATGCTGTGAAGGCACGCGGCTTTGAAACGATGCCTAGAAATGGCTTAATCCCGATAAGCGTCCCCGGTGCTCCCGACGCGTGGGTGGAGTTATCGGAACAATTTGGAAAATTATCCTTGAAGGAAGTGCTCGCACCAGCCATTCGGCTGGCTGAAGAAGGTTTTCCGGTGAGCCCGATCGTCTCCAAACATTGGAAGGCAGCGGTTCATTTATACCCGGCTGACGAACCGGCGTTCAAACCTTGGTTCGATACGTTTACGAAAAATGGCAAAGCCCCTGAGCCCGGAGATATTTGGCACCTCCCCGATCACGGATCGACTTTGCGAAAAATCGCGAAAACGAACGGGAAAGCTTTTTACGAAGGCGAACTTGCCGAACGCATCGACCAATTTTCACGCGAACATAACGGCTTCCTTCGCGGAGAAGACATGGGGAATTTTACCTCGGATTGGGTGCAGCCGCTGTCTGTGAATTACAAAGGTTATGATGTCTGGGAGCTGCCGCCGAACGGACAGGGGATCGTCCCCCTTATGGCAATGAATATTTTAAATGGTTTTGATTTGCCAATAAAAGATAATGCGGAGGCACACCACGTGCAAATGGAAGCACTTAAACTGGCTTTCATGGATGGATTTGAGCACATTACCGATCTAGCACATATGCGCGTAACGCCGGAAACATTGCTAACTTCGGACTACGCGGCGGAGCGCCGCGCCTTGATCGGCGCTGAAGCGATCGATCCACAAGCAGGCACCCCACCGCGAGGAGGAACGGTTTATTTGGCCACTGCGGATGGAGAAGGCAACATGGTTTCCATGATCCAAAGCAATTATGCAGGATTCGGCTCCGGCATCGTTATCCCCGGCACCGGCATCAGCATGCAAAACCGTGGCTGGGAATTTAAATTGGATGAAAATGCTGTCAATGCATTGGCGCCGAATAAGCGGACATATCATACAATTATCCCTGGGTTTTTAACGAAAGGCAGCGAGCCTGTAGGTCCGTTTGGCGTTATGGGCGGGTACATGATGCCGCAAGGCCATTTGCAAGTGCTCGTCAATGCTGTCGACTACGGGCTCAACCCGCAAGCCGCCCTGGACGCGCCGCGTTGGAAATGGCTCGGAGGCAAAAGACTCGAAGTGGAATCCCACTTCCCGGCGGAGATCGCACGGCAACTCGTACGTAAAGGCCATCATATCCGGCCAACGCTGGAAGCCGGAGGATTTGGACGTGGACAGATCATTTGGCGAAACCCGGAAACCGATGTACTCGTAGGCGGGACCGAATCCCGGGCGGACGGCCATCTGGCGGTGTGGTGA
- a CDS encoding hemolysin family protein → MNIGISVALFVFLLAATAFFVAAKHSISRMRNNHLDALAAEGHRKASLLKKMTAHPDGYRSAAQLGIAMTTLGLGWLGTPVTETILTSLNVTTEVGSFVSFIIAFTLVTFLYIVIGLLAPKTAAMQHSEAISLTTARLLRFFYFITYPAIVVLNGVANAFVQLFGLTPAKHLDEAHTEEELQALLTESLRHGEINQAEFGYVNNIFAFDERKANEIMVPRTDMVCIYRDEPLEAAMKKIKDKRFTRYPMVGENKDDVIGFINTKEFLLVNLEREQINIDEITRSVLTVSDQTPIKRLLKKMQTEGAHLSILIDEYGGTAGMVTIEDILEEIVGDIRDEFDEGDMREIEEIADGHFLVDGIVLIDDINTYLPDKIEEDDFDTIGGWLFSMNPNIHEGEKWKIGSMKIRVIKRDAYRYRKLEIVVEDEKT, encoded by the coding sequence TTGAATATTGGCATTAGTGTCGCCTTGTTTGTTTTTTTACTCGCTGCAACAGCGTTTTTTGTGGCTGCGAAACATTCCATCTCGCGAATGCGAAACAACCATCTCGACGCACTCGCTGCAGAAGGCCACAGAAAAGCCTCACTCCTGAAAAAAATGACCGCACATCCCGATGGGTACCGGTCGGCTGCTCAACTCGGGATCGCGATGACAACGCTCGGTTTGGGCTGGCTAGGCACACCTGTGACCGAAACGATTCTTACCTCCTTAAATGTTACGACAGAGGTGGGAAGCTTTGTATCTTTTATCATCGCCTTCACCCTTGTCACTTTTTTATACATTGTGATCGGATTGCTGGCACCAAAAACGGCTGCGATGCAACACTCGGAGGCGATTAGTTTGACGACCGCGCGATTGCTTCGTTTTTTTTATTTCATTACTTACCCGGCAATCGTTGTGCTTAACGGGGTGGCTAATGCTTTTGTGCAATTGTTCGGCCTGACGCCGGCGAAACACCTGGATGAAGCCCACACGGAAGAAGAATTGCAAGCACTGCTCACAGAAAGTTTACGGCATGGAGAAATCAATCAAGCCGAGTTCGGGTACGTGAATAACATTTTCGCTTTCGATGAGCGAAAGGCCAATGAAATAATGGTTCCGCGCACGGATATGGTTTGTATCTATCGGGACGAACCCTTGGAAGCGGCGATGAAAAAAATTAAAGACAAACGTTTCACACGTTACCCGATGGTTGGCGAGAATAAAGATGATGTCATCGGATTTATTAATACGAAAGAGTTTTTGTTGGTTAATTTGGAAAGAGAACAAATAAACATCGATGAGATCACGCGCTCCGTCCTCACCGTTTCCGACCAAACCCCGATCAAACGGTTATTGAAAAAAATGCAAACCGAAGGTGCCCACTTAAGTATTTTAATCGATGAATACGGCGGAACAGCCGGAATGGTGACGATTGAAGACATTCTCGAAGAAATCGTCGGTGATATTCGCGATGAATTCGATGAAGGGGACATGCGCGAAATTGAGGAGATCGCCGATGGCCATTTCCTCGTCGACGGGATTGTGCTCATCGACGATATTAACACCTATCTCCCTGATAAAATCGAGGAAGACGACTTTGATACGATCGGCGGCTGGTTATTTTCCATGAATCCGAACATCCACGAGGGTGAAAAGTGGAAAATAGGATCGATGAAGATCCGAGTCATCAAGCGGGATGCGTATCGTTACCGAAAACTGGAAATTGTTGTGGAGGATGAGAAAACATAG
- a CDS encoding LCP family protein — protein sequence MKKALIIALIVVSALILIVGGFALYVYVSFSSTADDMHAPIDREGSSIRSDEINFADNDPVSFLLLGLDTQETDYGRTDTMIVVTVNPGEQSIKMLSIPRDTNTELVGRGWNDKINHAYYYGGEKMAMDTVEHFLDVPIDYIVTVNMDGFEEMVDAVGGITVNNNLEFEYDGETFKKGELELSGKEALAFVRMRHNDPLGDSGRNDRQRQVIEGIIREGADMSSVTSIGSILDAIGHNVQTNMAFQDMIDMQSYESSIHDLEQLTLSGEHDRLDGVYYYVVDELNKARVSSTLKEHLELE from the coding sequence ATGAAAAAAGCGCTGATCATCGCTTTGATCGTTGTTTCCGCTCTTATTTTGATCGTAGGCGGCTTTGCGCTTTATGTTTATGTTTCGTTTTCATCGACCGCTGATGATATGCACGCGCCGATTGACCGGGAAGGGTCAAGCATCCGTTCCGATGAGATTAATTTTGCGGATAACGACCCTGTTTCTTTTTTATTGCTCGGTTTGGACACTCAAGAGACGGATTACGGACGAACGGATACGATGATTGTTGTGACCGTGAACCCCGGCGAGCAATCCATTAAAATGCTAAGCATCCCTCGCGATACAAATACGGAACTCGTTGGCAGAGGTTGGAATGATAAAATCAACCATGCTTATTATTACGGCGGGGAAAAAATGGCGATGGACACGGTGGAACATTTTTTGGATGTGCCTATCGATTATATCGTTACGGTCAATATGGATGGATTTGAAGAAATGGTCGACGCCGTCGGAGGGATTACCGTTAACAATAATCTTGAATTCGAATATGACGGGGAGACGTTTAAAAAAGGAGAATTGGAATTAAGCGGAAAAGAAGCCCTTGCATTCGTACGCATGCGGCATAATGATCCCCTCGGGGACTCGGGACGAAATGACCGACAACGTCAGGTGATCGAAGGTATCATCCGCGAAGGAGCCGACATGTCATCCGTTACAAGCATCGGATCCATTCTTGATGCGATTGGCCACAACGTACAGACAAACATGGCGTTTCAGGATATGATCGACATGCAAAGCTATGAATCCAGCATTCACGATCTTGAACAGCTCACCCTAAGCGGCGAACATGATCGTTTGGACGGGGTGTACTATTATGTCGTCGATGAACTGAATAAAGCGCGAGTGTCGAGTACATTGAAGGAACATTTGGAACTTGAATAG
- a CDS encoding helix-turn-helix domain-containing protein: MNVKILKEDRDPAIQEVKRAMHDFRKQKPRDSRMFMRYQAILMCLKGRTYKEIGEVIHCTEQTVCSYVRAYKKMD, encoded by the coding sequence ATGAACGTAAAAATCCTAAAGGAAGATCGTGATCCAGCAATTCAAGAAGTCAAAAGAGCTATGCATGATTTTAGGAAGCAGAAACCAAGAGATTCTCGCATGTTTATGCGTTACCAAGCAATATTGATGTGTTTAAAAGGGCGTACGTACAAAGAGATCGGCGAAGTGATCCACTGTACCGAGCAAACCGTCTGCAGCTACGTTCGCGCATATAAAAAGATGGATTAG